The following is a genomic window from Nicotiana tabacum cultivar K326 chromosome 3, ASM71507v2, whole genome shotgun sequence.
gatggtggaacaatacagggataagatgaaggatctccacatggtgtttatcgatttagagaaagcgtacgacaaggttcctagggaggtcttatggagatgcttagaggctaaaggggttccggttgcctacattagggtgattaaggatatgtatgatggagctaagactcgggttaggacataAGGAGGCGACTCCaagcattttccggttgttacggggttgcaccaagggtctgcattcagccctttcctatttgccctggtgatggattcCATAatgcatcatattcaaggggaggtgccatggtgcatgctatttgctgatgacatagtcctaattgacgagacacgatgCGGCATCAGcaagaggctagaggtttggagacatgcccttgagtcAAAAGGTTttaggttgagcaggacgaagaccgaatacctcgagtgcaaatttggggccgagccgacggaagcgggagtggaagtgaggcttgattctcaagtcatccctaagagggatagtttcaagtaccttgggtcagttattcaggaGACCGtggagatcgatgaggatgtcacacaccgtataggggtggggcgtatgaagtggaggttagcgacgggagtcctaTGTGACAAGAAAATGTCACCGTTACTgaaatgtaaattttatagagaagtggttaggcctgccatgttgtatgagaccgagtgttggccggttaagaactcacacatccagaagatgaaagttgcagagatgaggatgttgaggtggatgtgcgggcatacaaggagggataaaattaggaatgaagatattcgagagaaggtgggtgtggcccccatggaggacaagatgcgggaagcaagactcagatggttcaggcacattcagaggaggaacactgatgcaccggtgaagaggtgtgagcgactggctgtggtgggtacgaggaaaggtagagggagacctaagaagtattagggagaggtgatcaggcaggacatgacacgacttagggttactgaggacatgacccttaacagggaattatggaggtcgagtattaaggttgtaggttaggggaaaattgtgaatatttctacagcgcactagagtgagactagccagttaggagttagtcttaggatgctactgatcagctactgatgatgggctttatctgtTAGTTATTAGTATACTTTACATCTTTCTtgtatttcctatatttcttatattactgttattttgttattttatggtattttatgttatgttatggattttatgttattttattatgagtctattgatagtactaatatagtgtctcttgttgctttcttgagccgagggtctcctggaaacaacctctctgtccctcggggtagaggtaaggtctgcgtacatgttaccctcctcagaccccacttgtgggattatactgggttgttgttgttgttgttgttgttgttgttgtcattttagaagtttaagataaaattaattatttttttctattttattcttAGTAATAATTATTCTTGAAGATGGAGATGCCACGTAAACAAAGTAACTGTTCAATAAACAAAGATTATATTAAAGACATAATCAAAAATTCATTCTAactagtattttttttaaagacgTGCAATAGAGAAAtacgacaaataatttgagacgaaAGAAATATTTATTAGTAATCAAGACTCAAGAATTAGTAATAAGGACTCAAGAGCCTTTAAATAGGCAGAAAGATGATGAATTATTAGTGTTATGAAACATTTAGTTTAACAACAAAAACGTAACTCCAACCAAACAAATAATTGGtcaattttagaaatctcatcaATTGGTAAATGTTACAATTACAGATTATTAGTACAAAAATTGAAGTAATCAATAAAGTCACAAAGTTTAgcaacaaaattaattaagttcTGGTTGGCGGAATTGTATTTTGTAAAAGTTGAAGCCAGTAAATTTTATTAGTATTTgacctaaaaagaaaaagaaaaattgcaaCTCACAAAATTAAAACTCTGTATCAAAATTATTCAAAGTCGCAAGTTGAAAAgctatatttttgaaaatataagagGACTAAAAACAAATAACATTGGATCTTTGTTTAATATTAATTActatgtatatattgttttcgtCAACAACTAAAAAATataatcgaatatagcttattacttatatatatatatatatatatatatatatatatatatatacacatgcgCAAAGCGCTTACCCTAAATCTAGTACACTAAAACACTACTGTTACAGTTTAATTCTGTGCAATTCAAAAGAGAATAAACATTTGTCTCATccaatgttttaaaaggctttTTCGAGACTCGCCTCGGGGCTTGCCCCGGGGCGGGGCACTATCAAAACGCCTTGAGACTCATGTGTGGGGCTTAATTCTGTGAGGCTTACGCCTGACTGTGCACCCTAAACACACATATCGCTCAACGCTCGGGACTCGCCCAATAGTTCTTATACAAACCATGcgttgaattcattaatttgcACCATTGACTCTTAAAATTcgttaacaaataaataattaaagttCTTTTTATCCATAGGAATATAAAAGTTGTGAATAACTCAAATAACGAATCatagtattgcatatttactaattaaaacatcttgagggtaaatatcatttgaatatttcttcAAAAAATAGATGACCAAAATTTATGTCTTTACTTGATAGATCTTCACGTCTTAGTTCTATGTctctcaaaattatcatacattttttattttattatttaaaataattttatatttactcatgaaggaataatattttaaattagagtgttgataaaatttattgAGTATTTACTTTTAAAGAGGTGAAATATGCAGTTTGATAgtattttttaagaaattataatttttaactgtttgaaagttaagaggtTATAGTTAATCTATATTTCATAGTAACTTTAATAATATCATAGTATTATTTATACTTGTAAAACAtgctaaattttttattttatacgagtttctttaattgtttttagtttattaaacttttaatgtttcttttatatttttattgtgttataatactatattattaatttataaatttaaaaaactaAAGATCtgtggggcttacgccccgtgtCTCAAGGCTTTCGCCTCGCCCCATATTATATAAAATGccctgtttaaccaaaaaataggttTTTAATCAAAGCTAAAAATTAAGAAGAACATGAGTTACTGATAATCGgaaaagaatataaagaaaagactTTTGAGAATAAGATAATAGGAAAACAAGTAAATCAAGTGTATTCCAATAATTCCTTGTGTCGTACAATTGTTGGTTCTTTCCCCTTTTATAGTTTTTTTGAGACTAGGAGCCTTGTCTTAAGCTATAATGAGGCAATAATGAGTAATGAATGTCATTTAATAATATGTTACTCAATCAGATATTAAACAAATACtctctaacgtttttagtatttaatacGCATTAAATATTGTATCTGGTCTCTCATAGACTACCAGGTTCATTCCTTTAATTACCTTTGATCTTTGTGCTTTAAATGTCTTGAATAGGTGCGGGCTCTGCATCTTCTGAGTAATTGCCCGTGCCTCTTCCACAACCTTTGCTCGCATCTGTTATTGCTTGTGTCTCTTAGCTAACTTTGTTCCTTTGACTATTTGACTGATCCATGTGTCACAACAGGTCATCTCTAATATGTAAACtcgatttttcccaatacagatagtccccccactttttatttatttatcaattaaatatttgggaagtggattgcattaaaaagggaatttttgctaccattaatgctatgacatcattgacgcttcaattgtcttTTCTATTAAATACTCCGTACGCGTGTCATTCTCCTATCTATTCTGCAATTTTGCAGCCTTTTTTCAAGGCTTTTACGACTCCACTATTCACGAAGAGCTGTGGTTTGTTTGAGATACTTGGCTAATAAGGCGGGTGTTGATTTTACCTTCCCCCACCTTATTCATCTTTACCCCCCTAGGCTGTTTCGCAACGGTATTTTCACCTTAGTAGCGAGGGGTAAaagggttttggtgagccctgaagatgacaaaaaTAGTGGCTGGTATGCCCGATTTATTGCTGTGCCCACAGTGGGTTTGGTGGGTAAAGAAAATATTTCCTTTCCTGAAAAGTGGAACCTTGCACGTAAGTCTTATTCTTCTTTCGTACctcttttctttaaatttaacaccttttctgattttatttccttctgcttttttgtagcaaccatgggagttgtggaTCCCTTCCCCGattttcgtggttgggtagataagTTGTTGAAGACCGTGCCTATGGCTACTCCTTCTGAAGTTGGCATCATTACTTCTGATGCTTCTGCCTCCTAGTGACCAGTTTTTataattgtttttgttttttctttttggaagatGATGATCAAACCCTTAGTTTGTTTTAAGGGTTTTTTGGAAGGAAAAAGTCCCCAGTTCtcataatggggcatttgtaTAAAACATTTTTGATGACTAAGTTTATAGTTAgtctttagattttgaatatattaagaagtttttattACTTCTATTCGTTCTATTCTTGCCTCTTTATTTTTAAGAACTTAGTGAATAGAttgcatttttatcctttgaaaatgctttcatgATTATTCTCATGACTTAAtaacatgagttttataaaagaggacccttttatatttcgacacttaatgaagaagacgtctcaatttcataatggtgttataatatgatgaaagaaataggaacacacatgtttattttgaaacaactttgacaagttttgaaTAACACCTTACATGTATTTAAATTACATCTATagctttctcgtaactgtttttcttgtaacagatttttacaaaaGAAGAACAATAGAAACAtggtttttccttataacccgttTTGATACATGGTCTTTAGCCTAACTGTTTTGAGGGTACATTGGATCCCTTTAGCTTCAAAACATTAGGAAGGATTTGAGAAATGACTCCATTGTTCTCATGGGAAAGAACACTATGATGAGTGTTTTGATGGGAAAGAACACTATGATGAATGTCATGTCTTCATAGTTTTTATCTTGCACTTGCTTCTTCTAAGCTTAAATTTCCATAACTTCTTTCGTCTTCTTCATACACGTGCCTGTGCATactatgtagtcccccaagtgtttgagtgttgaagtataAGACCTCGAGCACTTGTTAATTTCTTTCacttggtccttttcctgaaaaggaaaaacatacgggactcgggggtgcgattatagatgaagactgcttaacccgtttgtatttctatcagaataattgtaaccctgggtTAGGAATTTTAGTGTATTCCATTTTGCcttacaggtcgtgactcatcatttagtacatGTTAGcgttttgcctagcatctaaaattgttagtaaaaccttaataattcaaaaataagatttaacatggtgatacctgaccgtgggtatttcCTTAGAAGTAATATCTCTTCAAATaaacaacattccaatgtgaaggtaggATTTTcccatccattgtttccaattCATATGCTCCTTTTCCTGCAATATCTCGAACtctgtatggtccttcccatgttggacttagttTTCCAGAATTGGCAGCCTTTGTAGATTGAAAaactttttaagcacgaagtccacaattttgaaaaatctgaggcgtgctcttcggttgtaatatcgttctataacttgtttttgtgctgccattcATATTAGTACAGCTTCTCGTCTTCCCTCGAGTAAATCAAGATTGACCTGCATCTCTTCACTATTGGATTCTTCCATTGCTTGTTCAAACCATGTACTTGGTTCTCCTATCTGGACTGGAATTAAAGcctcagtaccataaaccaatgaaaatggtgtttctcctgtgCTCGTTTTTGTAGTTGTATGATAAGCCCATAAAACCCCAAGTAATACCTCAGGCCAGTTACCTTTTGATTCTTGTAACCTATTCTTCAAATTATTGATAATGACCTTGTTTGTGGATTCCGCTTTCCCATTACCAGATGGTATGGTGTAGACGTTATCCTTttgatttgccaactttgaaaaaattatGTGATTTGGGCTCCTATGAATTGTGGACCATTACCACACACGATCTCTTTTGGTACTCCAAATCGGCATATTATGTTCCTCcaaatgaagtctttaacttctttctctcgtacctgtttaaatgctcctgcctccacccatttagtgaaataatcagtATGTACGAGCAGAAACTTTACCTGTCCTTTAGCTTGTGGtaatggacctacgatatccattccccatttcatgaatggccatggtgctaTAACTGGATGCAATAACTCTGCTGGTCTATGCATGTTGCTACCgtacctttggcatttgtcacatttgaCCACAAAACTTTTTGCTtcctcttccattttaggccaataataacctgccctaattaaggttcttaccagtgaccttCATCCTgcatgatttccacaatgtccctcgtgtatttctctcattaagTACTCTGTTTGAGAAGGTCCGAGACATCTTGCTAAGcgaccaccgaacattttacgGTAGAGATTCCTTTGTTTTAAATAGTACCGAGCGGCCTTTTTCTGAAGCGCATGTGCTTTCCTTTTGTCATCAGGTACGGTACCgtactgcaaaaaagcaacaatttcgttcctccaatccaagttaaattattaaaatttacctcattcttatcaggttcaagaacggaatgaaataaatgtataacTGAAGCATTTGCATTGTTTGCCACGTCAGCTGCAGACACGAGATTGGCTAAAGCGTctgcttcaacattttcatctcTTGGTATTTGCACAACCTTCCaggtttgaaattgctttatcaaTTCTCGTACCTTTTCTAAGTACTGTTgcatccttgcctccctatctgtgtaagtccccagcatttgattaactatAAGTTGTGAATCACTTTTGACTATAATCTGACTTATGCCAAGCTcccgtgccaattctaaacctgcaatcatagcttcATATTCCGCCTCGTTGTTAGTTATGGAATGACATTTGATAGCTTCCCGAATGGTTTCGCCCGTAGGCGGTACCAATTCTACTCCCAAACCTGCCCCTCTCACATTAGATGAGCTGTCGGtaaataaagtccaagttcctggGTTTGCACCATTGAAAACTTGTAACTCTctttctgcttctaattgcatcccttggctaaaatcagccacaaaaTCAGCTAATatttgagattttatagcagttctaagTTGATAAGTGATTTCGTACTCACTTAATTCAgtagcccattttgctaacctccctgatAACTCGTGCTTATGTAAAATGTTACGTAACGGGTAATCAGTTACTATAACAAtgagatgacattgaaaataaggtcttaattttttAGATGCCATAATTAAAGCAAGTGCTAGTTTTTCTAATTGCGGATACCGTGTCtctgcatctaacaaagatttactaacataatagatatgggattgtttaccttggtcctcccggactaaaacagcacttaccgcaacttctgaaacaGCAAGATAAATAATTAACCTTTCCCCTGCCTTTGGTTTTGCAAGTAATGGCAGATTTGATAAATATGTTTTCAAATTCCTAAGTGCTTGTTGGCATTCTTCATTCCACTCAAATTGATCTTGCTTCTTAAGAGCTGAGAAAAATTTGAAACACTTCTCTGATGACTTAGAAATGAAccttcccaaggctgcaattcttcccgttagtctttgaacttctttttttcttgtcAGCACGTCAGAGATTTCCTCTATTGCTTTAATCTGTGCGGGATTTACCTCAATTCCttggttagaaacaagaaaacctaaaaacttacctgatgcaactccaaacgcacatttttcggggttcaaCTTCATGTTAAATTTCTCCATGGTTTTTCCCAAAtattcttg
Proteins encoded in this region:
- the LOC142177552 gene encoding uncharacterized protein LOC142177552, which encodes MEEEAKSFVVKCDKCQRYGSNMHRPAELLHPVIAPWPFMKWGMDIVGPLPQAKGQLANQKDNVYTIPSGNGKAESTNKVIINNLKNRLQESKGNWPEVLLGVLWAYHTTTKTSTGETPFSLVYGTEALIPVQIGEPSTWFEQAMEESNSEEMQVNLDLLEGRREAAANSGKLSPTWEGPYRVRDIAGKGAYELETMDGKILPSHWNVVYLKRYYF